The stretch of DNA GTTCACAAAAATATTAAGACATAAAAAAAcactatataaattaaaattaaaaactcaaaagtaTGATCTAAGACTTCCTAGGATGCTTCTCTCATGCAGGTCATGGTTGAAAAATCAGGTTTTGCTATCTCAGAATCTAAACTGTAAaaccatttttattctttgaacaTTAACAGTACTAATCAGATAAGGAAAAAAGACCCTCTGTGCACACTGACATTATCTTGCACACGTTATAATACACCATTCCTGACATTTCTGTAACACACAGTGCTGAAAATCACATGCCTCTAACCATGTGGAAGAAGTAACTGTCTGACATACTTTTGCTTTCATTATTACTTTCTTACACATTCTGCTCAAGCAGTACTTTGCCAACATCCTAAATGGGTGACTGACAGGGCTGAAAACAGAGAAATGGACTTTGCAGGCTCCTTCTTTAACTAAAGGGGCAAATTTCAAATTTACATCGTTTGCATCTATTACTGCTCCAAATGTGGTAACCTACTCCTCCGTCCCCACTCACGTTAGTTAACAGTCCCTCCTCTCTACAGAATTAGTCCTAGAATTTTTCAACCTGaccctaaattttaaaaaatgctttgccATTGTAAGAAATGTGCAGGCCCTAGTCGTGGGACCATCCCAGGGACTTGCAGGTTTGAAACGAAATTGAATATAGTAAGAAATAAGGCTCCAATGAaatttattaataagaaaatggCACCTCTGGGATTGTTAGCAAAATTTTTAGCCAGACGTCCAGGGAATATTTATTTCAATCAGACCAAACTGTGGAATCAGAATTTTGCCAAAAAGATAAAATCTGGAGGCATGGCTATGAAAATGTCAATAGGATTAAATCACGGGTTTAATGTATAAGGCAGCTCCATTTCCTTGATCATAATGCTCCATGTCAAAATTTGAAAGTAATAACATTCAGTTACCCCATTTGTGAAGTCCCCCATTTGTGAAGTCACACACAAGGTGGACTGTGCTGAGGTATCCGGCTCACAGTGATTTGCCATCCGGTTTCCACCCCACAACATTAGAAAGGGAAAGATGCCggaaaagtgtttcaaataacTGAATCCAAAGTTAAGGCTGTTGCTAGCATGCATTAAATGAAGCAactctagatttgatctgaagttTGTGTTTCACGCTTGTAACAGTAATTGCAATCATCATTCTGTATTCAAATATTTACCTGATATTTCTAAACCCACAGGAcatttattaataaagaaattgtTTCGAGGAATTAACCCTACTATTTATAAAATAGGTTTTAGTTTCAGGACTAAACAATGTGTGTGACAACAAATCCACAAATATTAAAACTGGACCGGACTCCCTGGGTTACTTTCTTTAGGCTCTCAGTTACTTAAAGCCGTGTGTATCTCCTGGTCACAGCAGCCCCTCTTCCTAATCTCCATGCTGCTGGTGAGAACTTACAGGGCTGGTGTGGTCTCCAAGGGGCAATGGGTTGCCTACTTGACAAGAATATGATTAAGGTAAAAAAAATTAGTGCCACATATTCACCAAAGGTCATACTCCTGTATGTAGCACCCAGGGTGTTTTTGTGCCAAAGGGAAGTATCCTATCAGGTTTCCTAGCACTTTGACTGTAAAACAGTTGGTTCTGCACTTTTAATGTAGAGGCCTCAATTTCCACAGACCTTTTCACATATGGGTGTTTCAAGGTTTCTACTACAGTTTTTACTGCATCCCTCCAATGAATTCTAAGGGAACAAAAGAAAACCTTATAGAATATTTCCACATATCAATGTGTTGttcttgaaacattttatttttttctaaatataaacccttaaaatgcacattattttttaaaataaaaactggcaTGAATCCTAATCTTTATACAATTTCACAGCAATAATAGCAGCATGATTTTAGCCTCTTAAAAGATTTCCTCCTTTgctctaaataaaaattaatttcaagttCTAAAAAGCCAGAGCAGCAACCATCCAGTAATTGGAATGCAATTCTCCTAGTGTCTTCTACAGACCGAGCATTTAAAATACGTGAATGTATAAAACTTGAGTATTATTAAGAGTTATGGAATGAAATGACAATCTAAACTCGTTTTGTAAACATAGGACTGCCTTGCTAGTCTGATGTATTTTGGGGGGTGGAGGGAGCTGAGAACATAGAATGGAGTTGGGCTAGAGAGTTCCTACTCTAATAAGGAATGCAACTTTCAAAACTCGTGGGTGTTAAACATGTTTTACATGTCTCCAGAGTTATAAAGAGCTATACCTGAAATGCTGGTGTAGATGGTAATTACAAGAAGACTGTGACCACACAAGTATAGAGTAAGCAAACGACAGTAATGCCTTAGGACAGCAATAACTGCCCAGAACTCCACTGGTGAAACGGGGCTGTGAACTAAGCAGTTATTGCAGGAACTTGCAGTCTAATAATAGATAATGCGTAGCTACTTAAATTCCCAGGGACCTCGTACTCTGGTTTAGGAACAGAAACAAACATGgaaatttatattcataataaATTATGCGTGTCTATCCAGTCAAACcatgctgggcttttttttttttttttttttttaatgaaagaaagttGATAATTTAGGAAAACCAATGGTATGACATGTTTTACTAGAATTACAATTCACCAAATCTTATTGAGGGGTGGGGTAAGAAGAAAACCTGAAGGCAGGCAATGCATTAAAAGCATCAATAGAGATTTCTGGTGCTAATAAAGTTCACTGACAATAAGAACTTTACTTTCTTCCACCTAAAGAAGTTTCCTTAAGTACTAACTTTTAAAAGTCCATTCTGTCATGATATGAGCCTGTTCACTGAACCGTGAGGAACAAGgatgaaaaataagaatagaaagagTATGGTTCAGCCTGAGTCTAAGTGGTCTGGTGTTTTATGATGACTCTACCAAATGTTTAATTTAAAgtcttaatttcttatttttaattataatgttGCCAACTGTCTGACTGACCTTGAAGGATCAGGGATTTTTCCACGACTCTAACTGAACACAAGATCCTTCTCAGACGGGGAGAATGAAGTGACAACAGTGTGTCGATCTGCGCAAGTTGTGCAGCTACTGAAGGAGAAGCAGGAACACAACAGGGAATGCAGACGCCTACCAGGAAATCGATGTGAACTGCTCTCAATTATGCAGCAAATACTAAGAAGAAAGGACAATGCTGAATTCAAATTCAGTTAAAGGCAGTCCTCAGGCTCTTTCAAGCTAGCCCTAGATGGCAAGTGTGTCCTGAGACAGGTTTCTCTACTGGGTTTCAGCACGGGGCTTTACCATCCTTCAGATCTTTTCTAAAGACAAAAATGACAAAGTCTATAGATGGAAGAGGGGGTAATGAAgcagggaaggggaaaaagatgctgatttgtttacttttattatcattttttaaatgtggtcaggggttttatagtattttttgtttaatctttttggttattgaaaaaaatagaacagtCCACTGTCCAGCAGAGGCTGCTTCAACTCTATTGCTCGCAGGGCTCATTCTGCATGGATCTGTGTTTCAGGATGCTGCAAGGACAACTCTGCGGGCAGGAAGGCCCCTTGACCCAACGCTGTAGCATAGGTCCTGCTCTGTGGATGGGGAAAGCCAGGGGGCACATACGTCCCCATGCCGCCCCCTCCAAAGACTCCTCGCTGGTGCTGAGGCAGGGAGTGGTAATCTTCCAGGTTATCATACTGGGACACAACAGTCACACTGCTCTGGCGCTTGCCGTGTGGTTGGTACTGGTACAGCACACTGGGGTCCCTCTCCACGTTCTGGGTATGATGGAGTTTGAGGCTATGACTCCTCTCTGGTTTAGGGGGTGGGACGATTGACTGAGTGAGGTGTTCTTCCTCCTTGTAGCAGTCTCTGGAGTGTTTCTCTGGGGCAGAAGGCTGCCTAACCCAGGGTCGCTCCATCTCTTTGGAGAGCCTTACCTCTTTGTGGTTCAGTCTTAAAGATTCTTGCCCGGATGCAGCATATTTTACTCCAGAGTTGTGGTAGCTGACTGGCTCAGAAGTGTCTGGAATCCCTTTGGACCCATAATCTAACTGGCCAGCTCCCTGGGGATAAGGGGGCCCATTCTTTGACTCACAGAACTGCCTATGGCTTGCTTCTTGGTGTGCCCTGTGCTCAGGAAGACTGCAGCCCATGTCAGGAAGCTTCCTGCTCCTCAGGCTGCTCTGCTTCTGAGGCAGGGATGGCTTCTCCGGCTGCGTGCTACCATGGCCTCCGTGATGGTGGGCTCTGTCCATCTCTGCCTCGGGATGCCTCCTATAGAAGCGGTCCTCTCCCTCGGGACTGATGGCCTTGGCTGCATGGCggctctcctttccttctgccacTGAGAGAAgtccagttttcccaggatcTGATTTACTACGCAGATGGATGACATAGATCCCACCCAAGTCGTCCTGCACCGCCGGGGTCATGTTATCATATTGGGACATGACAggccctttcaccttctgccgaGCACGGCTCTCTCTCCGGATGGACTGCATGCGGTATTTTTCCATGTCCTCAAGATCCCATGAGGTGTAGGTGTGCTTCACATCAGCAGCCGGAGGCATGCTGACTACATTATGGTCGTTGGGAGAGAAATAGCCAGTCACGTTGGCCCGGGGACGTGGAGCCAAACCAGCATAACTGTACAAGCTCTTTCCTTGCAGCCTAGGATTGTAGAAAGCAAAGTCTCGATTGGGAAGGCGGTGAAGGGGTCTCAACTGGACTGTGCCATAGGCATCCACATCACACAGGGCCCCATCTGGACTGTAATAGGAACTAGAAGAACTGGAATATGGGCTATACCTGTAGTGGACCCGGCCATTCTCAAAGTAAGGCTGAAGCTGAGTGACATGATAATCTGAGCGGGCCTGGGAGGACTGATATGGCTTATATTGGTACAGAGGTCTTGGGCAGTAGGCTGGCTCATCATCTGGGGGAACTTCTGTCCGTGAAATGGGAACAGAGCGAATCATGGAAGACGGCGGAGCATGGAGAGACTGCACTCTCCGGATGGTAGGGTACGGTGGAATGTCTTCGGGGTAACAGGTATTCCTGACAGAGGAGCTCAAAGAAGACACATACTCGACCCGGCTGCATGGCTTGGAGTGGTGTCCAGATGCGTTTCTTCCTGGGGCCACATATGTGTTATAACGAAGACCCATGGAGGCTGGTGGCTCTGACCTGGCACCATACACTTGGTGCTGCTCCAATTTATTGTGATGGGGAGGTACACTCTGGGGACGGTACTGGCAGTTTGGAGTCATATTGAAATGCAAACAGTTATCTGGACCAAAGGGTTCAGTGGTGACATCGGGCCTAGCAAAGGAGGAGTAAACTGTTTTCTGAGAAGCATGCTTAGGTTGTGGGACAGGAAGTGGTAAAGGCAATGCATCGTCCACAGAGGTGGATGAAGCAGTGACAAAGGAATGATAATTTGAACTGCTGGTGGCATCTGCACTGCTGGAGTGTATGGCAGCAATCATCTTACTCTCCATCATCCTGGTGGGGGGCAGTGGTGCAGGAAAGCCACAGGGATGCGCAGGGACAGACTCGGCGCGCAGGTGCAGCAGCGGGACCCGGGCACCGTCCCGCACTTTCTCAGGCAGGCCTGGCTGGACAGCTGTAGCCATGGGACactgagcagcagcagcaccactGTCACTGATGAAGGCAGACGCAGGGTCATCCATGGCTCGAGGTTCAGGTGGCCTCTCTGGAACTGGAACTACTCCTTGAACCTATTGAAAGATGATAATACTATGGGTCTATTTTTTGTTCCCTCTATGAATCAAGTACTATTAAATTTGTAACTCACAAATTAAGGCTGGTTGGGTAGCAGCTTGAACTTTCCCAAGCCATGTGGTTGCAATGAATCTGTACCCATTTCTAGGAAAAGAAGGCTTGTGCTGCTATTTTGTACAACACCCAGTATTATCTTTGGAGAACCATTcaaagttttctaatttatgaGAGGTTTTAAATGCGAGATGAGGTTGCCTATGgcataattttaatatacaaaCCAAAAGAGAGGTTTAGTCAAGTAATGCTGTAGAGCTTAAAAATACATACCCGGTCTATTAGTCTAGCTCAGTCTCAACACAAAGGACATCTTGTTAAATTAAGAGTTAATTCTATCATCTGGGGAGACTTTTGAAATTCACAGTTGTACACAGTTAGCAGTTTTAGGGCTTCAAACATAGGGAAAGGCAATATTCAAATCAGAAGCTACTGCCTCTCTCCTACCTTTGATTCCACCTTAGTCTGGCCAAAGATAATCCTCATACTGAAAACATGCTATCCTTGAGAAGCAGTAAACACAGCATCCTCCACTAAGGTCTAAAATCTTAAGTCCTATTAATAGTTCAAGGTGACCATATAGAAGAAAAACAACCTGTGgcactttcttaaaatatgaggAAATTCAGGAAGAAACCTTAGCATTCTGCATACTACATTCTCTCATTGAAACAGGCACCTGACTATGGGACAAACTGCTGGTGAATGCTAGGAAAGTAACAAAAAATCCCAAGGCACTATAATCTCTTATACTTCCAAAAAGTCTGCAAGGCAGACAGTCTTACGAATGTTTTGAGAATGAAGTATTTTCATTGTGTAACTGTGAATAATTGGCAGAGGGTaggtaaatgacttgcccaaagtcacaatgAGTCAGTGATGgagttggaaaaaaataagaaaaagcaaccCACAACCGTAAAGCCCACTTTGTCTCATTTGATCCTGATCTCTTTGTGTTACTGGAATAAACTACCGAGACACTTTAGGAAGAAAAGGGAGCAGGTACAGTTAAGCTATAGTCATCTAGGAGCTACTCCTTTCCTGGGGAAAAGCCAGCATCAAGGTAATGGCAGACTCCAACCTCAAATGGGAACTATCTCATGGAAACCAGCCACAGGGCTTAAAAGTAATTGTTGTGTCTGACTCAAAGATAACAACACACCCTGCTGAAAAGTGACATACCTTTGGTAATAGTATATTTCATCTCACTGATATCTTCCCCTTCTTACCTTGTGGGAATTATTTAATCCTATATTGGTTGCTGCTTGTACCTGCCCCACAACTGGTGGCTGCTCTGCAGATCTCTGGGAAGGCGGAGGGGGAAGGGGACGATTAGTTCTGTGCGTGCGCTGAAGTGTGGCAGCAGCAAAATCAGCAGTGGTGGGTTGTTCAGCCACATCCCAGCTGGCTTCCTTGGTGCTCATTTGGGCTGTTGCTGGAGTAGTTGTCATGTAAGTCATGGTGGCTGTGCTGGTATTCTCTTCGGGGGACCCAGAAGGAGGGTAGATTTTATCGCTAGGTAAATTAGGAGGTGTGGGAGATTTGTCTGCAAATTCTAAAGGGTGATGGAGTTTATCCACACTTGCACCAAGATAAGAAGGAGGCTGATCTCCACTGTAGAAACGGGGTGGAGACTGGTCCTGATCCAAGAAGGAGACAGTTGGCATACTGTTcttcccagactggtcttcagGGAAACTTACATGATCATCAGACTTCTCTGAGTCTAAGGGAACTGAAGTAATTCTGGCCTTTTCTGGGTCCCCAGATAAATATGCTTGATGTGGCTGATTCCCTGTTAAGTCTACTTGGTGATGTTGCTCCCCAGATTCAGTTGTGTTGGAATGGGTAGGATCCCCAGTAGCTGTTGTCTCTGGTAGAGGATGGTCACAGTTTCCTGGTGCATTATTCTGGAGGTGGAACTGCTCTGCTGGTCGATCGGTTTGGAAATAGGCCTTATCTAGAGCAACTGCAGAGTAAGAACTGGACAGATTATCTTCAGTTGTAGCCACCGCTATGTCTCCATAATTTGTATACCCAGCCTGAGAGGTCCCTGGTCTCTTCAATGACTGAGTTGAGGCTTGCTGTGCGGACTCAGCTAATGCTAGCGCCAACATTCGGGCAACATTTTTCGGAGGCGGTGGTGGTGGGATAAGAGAGACTGAACTGACAGGAACGGAATCCTGAGGGGGGTCATGGGTAACTGCTCCTAGTGggaaattgggaaaaaaaatgagagtgaAAAGGTAGCTTACGTTATCCTAAATGGAAAGCCAAACACTCCCCATGTGATCATTAAAAAATAGGTGCCttccatatttcaaaatggcaatCCATGATCTTCTATCCCACATGCAAATGCTGTTGAAAACACATCTGgttcagaaggaaaactaaaacaaacagtGTATAAAGACTgcaatctcttcttgaattgttaCAGAgatgggggggaaaaaaagcatgtCCCTCACCTGGCTCAGAAAAGATTGCTTAGAAAACAAGCTTCAAGTGCTTGTAGACTGTTATTATGAACAGTTTTTACATTTGATGGTGTAGCTGGCTTGTTAACTTGGAAGGCtacaataaagatattttattagaagagaaaaacagaatcaaGAGCTACGCAGTTGTGCAAAAATTATCCACGAATTCTCACCGTCCAAAGAGATAAGGGGACTTTTGTGAAGATTTGAAGCAGGACCATTGGCCCTTTTGGGGAGTTTTGTTGGACTGCTTTTAATTTAGGGCTCTGAGCCATCAGCACCACCCAGAAAAGCATTCTCTTTGATTAAAGGCTAGCTGTGGACAAATTTCTCTCTTAAAAGGCACAGATGGCACACAGGATTGAAGATCCCTCTTAACTTAAAGAAAGAATGGAGGAAAACAAACGGTACCTGTCTGAGTCTGTCCAGAAGCTACAGCCTTACTCTGACTGCTTGAGACAGACTGATCCTCTTTCCCTGGCAATTCTACTTCTTCAGCAGCCACCTGGTCCAGGGGCTGGACTTCAGATTCATATGCTTCTTGGGCAACTGTctcatttgttttcatctttactaTCTGGGTGGGGGATCTATTTGTGGCATCCCTTTCTTCAACGCATTTGTCCCAGGTTGAAGATGATGCATTCTGAGCTGTGGTATTTGAGACTGTACCAATGACTTCTGACACCCGTGGTGGTAGGGTCACTGAAATTGGCTCAGATATGCTCATAGAAGGTGATTTGCTTAATTTCCGTCCTATCTTCGGAGAGAAAGCATAGACGACCTTTTCAGTAAAGGAGGATGGCTTAGATGATTTATCTTCAGTTGGGCTCAAGTCCAGGGTAAAGAATGGACTCAGTTTCTCCTGAAGAGGAGAGACAGGTTCAGAGCTTGCTGTGCTTCCTGGAGTCTGACATTGGCTACTACCTGTTTCTGCATCCTTTTTATTGGCACTTGGTTTATCCTTGGAGTATCCTGGTGAATCTAAAAAGGAAGCACCACTCTCCAGACATTCTGATTCGGCCTTAGGAGGACTACATTGAAATGACATTGGATCAAAATCCAGGCTGGCTACTCCAATGTCTGGTGGGCTCAAGTCAACATCCTCAGCTGAATGAGGAGACATAAGGGCTGGGATATGAAGCAgccctccttcctcctcactcTCATTGTCATGAGGCAGATTATCATAGGAGTTACAGCGGTTCCCCAGCATTTCTCCATTAAAAGAGGCAGACAGTGCATCACTGGAAGATCTGGGTCTTCTGGGTCGGAAGAgcttagaatcacctggaaaaaatgaataacagTGTCAAAGTAAGAACATCGTAGATACAGAATGCTGTGGTAAGTCACCTACTCAGCACAGCAGTAACTTACTATCTAGGTGAAGGAAGTGttacttctcattttctttctgaaaattcttTCAGTGCACACAGATCATTTACACTTGAGATAACAGAACTCCAAAACCAAATGCTAAATAGCAAACATGTGATAGAATCAGAGGGCGAATGCAGTATTTCATGGTCTGGAGAGGAAAAGAACTCAGAATGCTTGGATTCTATTACTAATCCAACACTGATTCTtggtgtgactttgggcaagtttttcatttctttgtgtcttaTTTTATCACTGGCCTCATATGACTTATGAGGTGGAATTAATCACTTTGAGTGGCATTTTGAATCTATAATAGCAAAATGGATGTTTTTTTTGTGGGGAAACATCCTTACAATattcaaatttctaaataaattgaacttctcaattaaaaaatcttcataatcccataaagtatttacatatatttagtaAAAAATTCCTTTCAGATACTAAACaagaacttcatttttttctttaagaataggTTTTAAGTTTCCCAAGCAGTCTTCAAGAGTGGCAGAGAGTATTACATAATTTTACGATGTTGCTAAATATCCAACTGGTAAAAAAGAAACTCTCTATTCTATTAGGATTATTTTAATTGCCAtagttaaaaagtaatttaaagagGCAGAAACtatcttaataaatataaatatattggcCGGTCACagcggttcatgcctgtgatcccagcactttgggaagctgaggtgggcagatcacctgaggtcaggagttcgagactagcctggcctaagtggcaaaaccccgtatctactaaaaatataaaaactgcttAATTATACACTTTATAAAATTATGctcccgggcatggtggcgcatgcctgtagtcccagctatttgggaggctgaggcaagataatcacttaaaccgggagttagaggttgcagtgatccaagattgcgccactgtactccaaactgggcaacaaagcgagactctgtctaacatatatatatatatatatatatattcacaaatgTATTGATCACCCATAAAATTAATTCCTTACAAATATCTTCTGCTTAACACTAGTATCCACCTAGCTTGCTGCATTGTTTTGTAGGTTATCTTGACTAGTTTAATTGAAAATCTTGGAAAACTCTTATGCTCCCATTGTAAAATCTAAAGGAAACAGTAATAACACAAGTTTTCACtagatattaataaatataaatagttaaCTTGAAATATTTTGGCTACTTTTATGTAAACTGAATAGCAGTCAtgccaaaaatgaaaagattaaagACTGCTTCCATGTGAAAGCATCAATGAATTTTAATCTGAATAATACTAAATAGACACTAGTATTCCTAGGAAATGAGTTAATAGCCTATTTATTAAgcacagatatataaaaatatactcaatTGCAGTATTCCTTTATGCAATATATTATAGAATAAAATGACTGATGCTTTTAGTCTTACCATCAACTGCATGGAGAGATGTAAGAGACTCCTCACTTTTAGCTGAACGGAGGGTTCCTTCTGCCCTGCCACCTGAAGAATAAAAAACACATAGTGTGAAGATTTcttatttgttacatatgtgGTTAATGGGATCGGTGTTTTTCTTGATACATTTAAACTTTTGAGAGTGATTAGCTGTACATTTTGACAGCAATTTAGTACTCTATTACATAATGTGTTATACTGCACATTTTGACAGCAATTTAGTACTCTATTATATAATGTGTTATACTGTTCTCAAATGGTTTCCCGTGTGAAAAATCTCTTTTCTAAAGGATTATGAATTTGAGCAGAGAGATTAACTAAGATGcttctttcttttacatttcctaAAGACCAATATGATATCTTGAATGACATCATACTGGATTTAGAGTGGGCCCTACacccaatgactggtgtcctcgtAAGAAAACACAGAGATGGCCATGTGGAGATGGAGGCAAAGATTGGAGGGATGCTGCCACACAtcaaggaatgccagcagccaccaggagcttggaaaggcaaggaaggattttTCCCTGGAGCCTCTGGAGCAAGCACAGCCCTGCTGGTACCTTGACTTCAGACTTTGAGCTTCTAGAAccatgagggaaaaaaattctgttgttttttacCACTTgacttgtggtaatttgttatgggaACTCTGGGATACTAACACAGGTAACTTTACGTACATATGTGAATCTTATTCGCTAAATATCTTCATCCTCTTTAACCCCTTGGCAGCACTACGAACACTTTCTTTTTAACCCCCTCCTCCCCTGCTGAGGATAGCAtgcatctctttttttctctgcctacCTTTGTAATCATTTCTTCTTACTCTCCTCTCATGACAATTCTTCCTTTCCCACCTTTAAACATTGCTTCTCTCCAGCATTCAGCCCTCAGCTGGCTTCTTTTCACTCTGCTCCCATCTCCTGAAATACCATTCTTAGTCTCCTGTCAGTTAGGTGAATCCCTACTTCTCCTTGAAAACCCATATCAAAGGTTGTTATTTCCTAACCACTAGTCCCTCCTCTACAAGAGTTGACAATTCCTACCACAACTGTCTCATGtaactatttcttttattttttaagagactatgtcttgctttgtcatccaggctggagtgcagtggcacaaccatagctcactgcagcctcaacctcctgggctcaagtaatcctcctgcttcagcctccggagtagctaagcctagaggtatgtgccaccaagcctcGCTTATttgcaatttattattattattattattattattattattattattattattttgtagatgcagggcctcactttgttgcccaggctggtcttgaactcctggcttcaagcgatcttcctgacttggcctcccaaagtgttgggattacaggtgtaagccactgtacctagccTAAACCACTATTTCAATAACTATGATTCTGCactaaaatttactttctcacacgTATGACTTCCCAATTtgacttggaaggcagaggtacTACCCTAATTTTCTATCTGCAGAGCCTGCTATCAAAATAGCTAGCACATGCTCTACATGATTGCAAACTGAATGACGAATTAAATGAATTGAACATTATACTTCTAACATTATCTAAGAAGTACTACTATCCTTCCTAGATTCAGAAGTTGTTAATATCAATAGAATATggcttttaaactatttttaaaagagtactTTTTCGACAGTAATAGATTTATTTGATCTAATAAGATACTCTATTAATGAGACATCTAATAAAAAATACCTTCTTTAGTTAAAAGAGTTATAAACTTGAAAGTTATGTTGAaacagttttgaaattttttagatCTGTAAAAATACAGATCAATAAATTTAGATACCATAGCAGTATTTATTTACAACAATATACAAGGTATATGTGAATTTAATCACATTTACactatatataatctatatagtttccttaagaaaagaaattgcatacttctacatatttatatataatttatgttacTCTTCAATTTAGGAATAAAGAATCGGTGAGAGAAGACACTCTGTATGTGTGACACAACTGTGAACACGTTATGGAAGCAGATCATAACAATATGTGAAGAACGTGCCCAGAACAACCGAAGACCATCATGACAGCAGCAGAAGTGAGAATCTCCCAGGCACTCACCTTTCAGAGCCATGGCTTTCATCTCTGAAGGCTCACTCTCATTCCGCTGCAGCTTTCGTTTAGAAACAGATGATGATTTCCCCA from Homo sapiens chromosome 11, GRCh38.p14 Primary Assembly encodes:
- the ARHGAP32 gene encoding rho GTPase-activating protein 32 isoform 2 (isoform 2 is encoded by transcript variant 2), with translation MKSRPTKQKLKQRGILKERVFGCDLGEHLLNSGFEVPQVLQSCTAFIERYGIVDGIYRLSGVASNIQRLRHEFDSEHVPDLTKEPYVQDIHSVGSLCKLYFRELPNPLLTYQLYEKFSDAVSAATDEERLIKIHDVIQQLPPPHYRTLEFLMRHLSLLADYCSITNMHAKNLAIVWAPNLLRSKQIESACFSGTAAFMEVRIQSVVVEFILNHVDVLFSGRISMAMQEGAASLSRPKSLLVSSPSTKLLTLEEAQARTQAQVNSPIVTENKYIEVGEGPAALQGKFHTIIEFPLERKRPQNKMKKSPVGSWRSFFNLGKSSSVSKRKLQRNESEPSEMKAMALKGGRAEGTLRSAKSEESLTSLHAVDGDSKLFRPRRPRSSSDALSASFNGEMLGNRCNSYDNLPHDNESEEEGGLLHIPALMSPHSAEDVDLSPPDIGVASLDFDPMSFQCSPPKAESECLESGASFLDSPGYSKDKPSANKKDAETGSSQCQTPGSTASSEPVSPLQEKLSPFFTLDLSPTEDKSSKPSSFTEKVVYAFSPKIGRKLSKSPSMSISEPISVTLPPRVSEVIGTVSNTTAQNASSSTWDKCVEERDATNRSPTQIVKMKTNETVAQEAYESEVQPLDQVAAEEVELPGKEDQSVSSSQSKAVASGQTQTGAVTHDPPQDSVPVSSVSLIPPPPPPKNVARMLALALAESAQQASTQSLKRPGTSQAGYTNYGDIAVATTEDNLSSSYSAVALDKAYFQTDRPAEQFHLQNNAPGNCDHPLPETTATGDPTHSNTTESGEQHHQVDLTGNQPHQAYLSGDPEKARITSVPLDSEKSDDHVSFPEDQSGKNSMPTVSFLDQDQSPPRFYSGDQPPSYLGASVDKLHHPLEFADKSPTPPNLPSDKIYPPSGSPEENTSTATMTYMTTTPATAQMSTKEASWDVAEQPTTADFAAATLQRTHRTNRPLPPPPSQRSAEQPPVVGQVQAATNIGLNNSHKVQGVVPVPERPPEPRAMDDPASAFISDSGAAAAQCPMATAVQPGLPEKVRDGARVPLLHLRAESVPAHPCGFPAPLPPTRMMESKMIAAIHSSSADATSSSNYHSFVTASSTSVDDALPLPLPVPQPKHASQKTVYSSFARPDVTTEPFGPDNCLHFNMTPNCQYRPQSVPPHHNKLEQHQVYGARSEPPASMGLRYNTYVAPGRNASGHHSKPCSRVEYVSSLSSSVRNTCYPEDIPPYPTIRRVQSLHAPPSSMIRSVPISRTEVPPDDEPAYCPRPLYQYKPYQSSQARSDYHVTQLQPYFENGRVHYRYSPYSSSSSSYYSPDGALCDVDAYGTVQLRPLHRLPNRDFAFYNPRLQGKSLYSYAGLAPRPRANVTGYFSPNDHNVVSMPPAADVKHTYTSWDLEDMEKYRMQSIRRESRARQKVKGPVMSQYDNMTPAVQDDLGGIYVIHLRSKSDPGKTGLLSVAEGKESRHAAKAISPEGEDRFYRRHPEAEMDRAHHHGGHGSTQPEKPSLPQKQSSLRSRKLPDMGCSLPEHRAHQEASHRQFCESKNGPPYPQGAGQLDYGSKGIPDTSEPVSYHNSGVKYAASGQESLRLNHKEVRLSKEMERPWVRQPSAPEKHSRDCYKEEEHLTQSIVPPPKPERSHSLKLHHTQNVERDPSVLYQYQPHGKRQSSVTVVSQYDNLEDYHSLPQHQRGVFGGGGMGTYVPPGFPHPQSRTYATALGQGAFLPAELSLQHPETQIHAE